A genomic region of Salvelinus alpinus chromosome 12, SLU_Salpinus.1, whole genome shotgun sequence contains the following coding sequences:
- the LOC139536199 gene encoding syntaxin-18-like isoform X2, which yields MSSNGATAVGIQRLSNLSKGLEISNITKLKDFLLQHRKDYVNAGSLISSDLTRMTDNERDQIDQDAQIFMRTCSEAIKQLRSEAEKQVISTQIKEHRGAVLDLIEMYLKGVCKLYSQQRAIRVKRVVDKKRLSRLEPEHYHSRVVVEKSPQVEQHSEEKTSKEESSSGERSVMEVPENNVSLWEEGQGRVDDELSPEEMQMFEQENQRLVSEMSNLVDEVRQIEGKVVEISRLQEIFAEKVLMQETEIDSIHQLVVGATENVKEGNEDIREAIQNNAGFRVWILFFLVMCSFSLLFLDWYDS from the exons ATCTCCAACATCACCAAGCTGAAAGACTTTCTACTGCAGCACAGGAAGGACTATGTGAATGCTGGAAG TCTCATCTCATCAGACCTAACCCGGATGACAGACAATGAGCGAGACCAGATCGACCAGGACGCCCAGATCTTCATGAGAACCTGCTCTGAAGCCATCAAGCAGCTCCGctctgaag CTGAGAAACAGGTCATATCGACCCAGATTAAAGAGCACAGGGGGGCGGTCCTCGACCTAATCGAGATGTATTTGAAAG GAGTATGCAAGCTTTATTCCCAGCAGAGGGCTATACGAGTGAAGAGAGTGGTAGACAAGAAGAGACT GTCCCGACTAGAGCCAGAGCACTACCACAGTAGGGTGGTGGTGGAGAAAAGCCcacaggtggaacagcacagcgAGGAGAAAACATCCAAGGAGGAGAGCAGCAGCGGTG AGCGGAGCGTGATGGAGGTCCCGGAGAACAATGTGAGCCTGTGGGAGGAGGGCCAGGGTCGTGTGGATGACGAGCTCTCACCTGAGGAGATGCAGATG TTTGAACAGGAGAACCAGAGGCTGGTGAGTGAGATGAGCAACCTAGTAGATGAAGTCAG GCAAATCGAAGGCAAGGTTGTTGAGATCTCGCGACTCCAGGAGATTTTTGCGGAGAAGGTGCTAATGCAA GAAACTGAGATAGACAGTATCCATCAGCTAGTCGTGGGAGCCACTGAAAATGTCAAAGAGGGAAACGAGGACATCCGAGAG GCCATCCAAAACAATGCTGGATTCCGTGTCTGGATTCTCTTCTTCCTCGTCATGTGCTCCTTCTCTCTGCTCTTCCTGGATTGGTACGACAGCTAA
- the LOC139536199 gene encoding syntaxin-18-like isoform X3 gives MTDNERDQIDQDAQIFMRTCSEAIKQLRSEAEKQVISTQIKEHRGAVLDLIEMYLKGVCKLYSQQRAIRVKRVVDKKRLSRLEPEHYHSRVVVEKSPQVEQHSEEKTSKEESSSGERSVMEVPENNVSLWEEGQGRVDDELSPEEMQMFEQENQRLVSEMSNLVDEVRQIEGKVVEISRLQEIFAEKVLMQETEIDSIHQLVVGATENVKEGNEDIREAIQNNAGFRVWILFFLVMCSFSLLFLDWYDS, from the exons ATGACAGACAATGAGCGAGACCAGATCGACCAGGACGCCCAGATCTTCATGAGAACCTGCTCTGAAGCCATCAAGCAGCTCCGctctgaag CTGAGAAACAGGTCATATCGACCCAGATTAAAGAGCACAGGGGGGCGGTCCTCGACCTAATCGAGATGTATTTGAAAG GAGTATGCAAGCTTTATTCCCAGCAGAGGGCTATACGAGTGAAGAGAGTGGTAGACAAGAAGAGACT GTCCCGACTAGAGCCAGAGCACTACCACAGTAGGGTGGTGGTGGAGAAAAGCCcacaggtggaacagcacagcgAGGAGAAAACATCCAAGGAGGAGAGCAGCAGCGGTG AGCGGAGCGTGATGGAGGTCCCGGAGAACAATGTGAGCCTGTGGGAGGAGGGCCAGGGTCGTGTGGATGACGAGCTCTCACCTGAGGAGATGCAGATG TTTGAACAGGAGAACCAGAGGCTGGTGAGTGAGATGAGCAACCTAGTAGATGAAGTCAG GCAAATCGAAGGCAAGGTTGTTGAGATCTCGCGACTCCAGGAGATTTTTGCGGAGAAGGTGCTAATGCAA GAAACTGAGATAGACAGTATCCATCAGCTAGTCGTGGGAGCCACTGAAAATGTCAAAGAGGGAAACGAGGACATCCGAGAG GCCATCCAAAACAATGCTGGATTCCGTGTCTGGATTCTCTTCTTCCTCGTCATGTGCTCCTTCTCTCTGCTCTTCCTGGATTGGTACGACAGCTAA